Below is a window of Heterodontus francisci isolate sHetFra1 chromosome 20, sHetFra1.hap1, whole genome shotgun sequence DNA.
ATGAAAGTGTTTTGATGACTGGTTAAAGCTGTCGAACTGGAGTTTTGATTGTGTCCCTGCGGTAACCCTATCCGTTCGCCAGAGGTCTCACGGTGCGTTCTCAAGACGCCCTACAGGTCTCGCTCGTTTTTAAAATTATTGACCGGCACTGGAAACTTTTCAATCATGGGAGATAAACTACTTCGAGCTTATTGAAATCGATTTGCATTGTTTAAAGCTTCGTATAGATTTGGGTATTGATGACCAGTTGTAACGCACGCCCGTTTTGTGCAAGTTACAGTCGTGTAACAGTTGCAAGTGGTTGATGTCCTCcaaagttttatttttaaattagTGTAGCTCTGGAAGCCACATATCGTGTTCAATTATCTTACGTGATGGAAATATATGCCATATTTGGACTGTTAACTGCTCTAACTCCAAAATGTACGGAACCTGCTGTATGATTGCAATGAAGTTTGAGTATGCCTCGTCTCAAAGGATAGAGAGAGCGGATGCTTTATGGCATTATTCTGTGGAATATACTCATCAAACAAAACTGATGGTGTCAAAGCAAACCACAGATTCTTAATTTGAAAACAAATAGTACGATTTAGCATCTTCCGTATTTAATGTCACGATATCCCACATTTACTTAAACGAATGTTTAACATTGTAAACATATTAGAAGACCATTCCACGTTTTGAGGTCTGTTTGGGAGATTAATTTCCTTTTGGTTAGTTAGTTATTTTTCATGATTAGGTTCCGAACTCGTTTAAAAGATTCATAAAGAATTTATTTAAaagaagtcgctttaaacagaacgCAAACCTACAAGTAGAAAATTGAATCATGTTTAAATGCTCAATTATTTCAACCCTTACATAAACTATGCATTTAAAAATAATAGTGTGAATATAGAAGGCGATGAGTGCGTGAAACCACTGATAATATACACTTTCGCTAAGTAGCAGAGAATTCAAACATACATTGAGAATAAGCAATTGCAGTTCACTCACATTGGAACTTGTCGTGAACAACAAGTCTTCTTCCCTCTGATAACAATAGCTGTCCTAAACTGGTTCGTTTAATTTCAGACCAATCGAATTCAAGCGGGCGTTATGATTCCCGTTACAGCGAAAAGTTGATAAAATGGATAGTCCCTGGCTTTTTCAGATAATTGACAATGACAAGCAATATTGTAACATTTCTGTGTGTCAGAACCACTTAAATAATAAAAAATTGAAACGGATTGTGTTTAGCTAACATCAACAGCTCAGGTGGCCTGTTCTTGAGTTGTCTAGGTCTTTACAATAGACAACACGCGTTTTTCAAGCATTAACTCCATGAGCGTGACCATTAACTTAATGTTCACAAATATTAATAGGAACCTCCTGAATAAAAAGGTTTAGGATCATTATTACAGTCCTTTCACTTTATGTGATATTTTAATTAAAGAGGACCATTTCGTTATAGTTCAGAGGAATCCCACTGCTGCACATATGTATGGTGATACAGCTCAGAGCAATGATGACAATTTGCACTTGTTCATTTTGTTCTTTTCCTGTTTGTCGCGGATCATTTCATATAGCACTGGAGTTCGTTTAAACCATTTAAATAGCACGGCAATTTACTTTATGATAACTGGTGAGGCCGACTCCTCTTTCTGGAATGAAATGGCTCTAATTTGCAGTAAATTGTTAATTTTTTTAACTCCAATCCAATTATTTTTTTTAAGTTGAATGATCTCATTACTCATAGGCACGAGGAGTTAAAATGAGGGGGGGGGGAGTTTTACTCCTGCGAAATAGCTTTGTTTTCTTagacttttttaaaataaaataagcCTGAAAGTAAAACCAATGTTGCCTCAGATTTGGATTTATGTTTCGGCCTCTGACCAAAAACCGGTTGCTCAGAATTCCGAAGTGACGCACCTCAACCGAGCCAAGAAGAAGCTGGAATTGCAGGCGTTCGCCCAATCACATGGCGACCCTGGTCGTTCTTGGCCAATGGGGATGGGAGAGTGGCAGGTGCTGCTGTGGTTTATCAGCGCATCTCCCGCGCCCCAGCGATCGAATCGAGTGAATTTCACCTTAAACCCGGGAAAGCGTCAGGCAAGACACCAGAGCTTAAAGCAGCTTTAACTCCTAGACTTCTCGGACAATTCTCGGACTGGATACACGTCTGGATAATAATAATAACAATAACACTTCTCATTAGGGGCACATTGACCTCCGgtccagtttttttttaacaagagAAAACACGATCCAAGATCTCGCAGCATTTACCAGTGGGTCCTGTCAAATCTATGATCTGATCAAATGTTAGCCGTCGGGCAGATGGATAACCGCCAGAGTGCATTCGTCCTGAGCAGTACGCCGCTGGCTGCGCTTCATAATATGACTGAAATGAAGGCATCTATATTCCCCTACTCTTTGCAGAATCCCTCGAGCTTCAAAGCCCCTACTCTGGCGAGTTTGAACGCACAGATCCCGCTGGGGACGCCGCACGGAATTAGCGACATTCTAGGCCGCCCTGTTGCGACGGCTGGCAATCTGCTCTCTGGACTTCCGCGATTCAACGGACTTGCCACAACGGCGGGGATGTATTTTAACCCGACAGCAGCGGCCGTCTCCAGGTACcccaagccccttgcagaattgcCGGGGAGACCCCCCATCTTCTGGCCGGGAATGATGCAGGGATCCCCGTGGAGAGATCCTAGGGTGGCCTGTCCAAGTACGTACTGTCCaagcacagttttttttttaaggggaAAAAAATCTACTTTCAAGTCTGTTGTTCGATATTACTAGCTAAAACTCTAAAACACTTTTACGTTTTGTCGTGGATTTTGTATAAATGTTTTCACTCCAGCCTTTAAAAACTTTTCCTGAATGAGCGTTGCCATGTCGTTAACACTGTATATGTAATAAACATTGATTCAACCATTCAACTGGTTAATTAAAGCAACAATTTGTTACTTCTCTCCTTGTGGAGGAAATAATGACCATAAAGTAATTCATTGTTTTGATTTTGTGAGACCAAGAAGACAGAACGAGTATTAAACGACTGCGCCCAATGCTACTTCCTCAGTTGTATATACTCTTTAAGTTTTAAAGACACGGTGAGCTAGTTTAGATGACCTCGCTTGTTTTCTATGCCATCGTCTACCATGTATACCATATTTAGctgttttaagtttttttttcgttcctccccctccccacagcgCAAGGTAGTTTAGTCCTTGACAAGGACGGGAAGAAGAAACATTCCAGGCCAACGTTTTCAGGTCAACAGATTTTTGCTCTGGAAAAAACGTTTGAACAGACCAAATATTTAGCTGGACCAGAAAGGGCCCGGTTAGCCTATTCTCTGGGAATGACAGAAAGTCAAGTAAAGGTAAAACATTTCACATCTTCATCGCATTAAGTACACACACGAAAACCTACACAACGTGTGTTTTTACAGCCAGGAAAGAGGCGGACTGCAAAACTATTAAGTATTTGCTATCACAACAGTCTCATTTAGCATATAGCAGAACTGGACATTCAAATATTGCTTTTAATGCTGAAGGGTTGTAAATATATTTGATCAGAGTTCACCAAAGCTGACCTAATGCTTTTACCAGACCCGGATTTAAACGAAGGTTTGGTTTTGATACTCAAACGACTACTGCAACACTGATCAATAATAAAAGTTTCCCATAACCACTTTTATAATATCTGTGCTGTAGAAATCTGTACGCAGCGTTTTACATATTACAACACTCTTGTAATTGGAAGGGAATCTTTCACTGGATTGTCCATTTCATCGGCTCTTGTTAAACCCCTGTTTCATTTTGAGTGTCAGAAACACTAAATTGAAATCTGACGCTGGTAATCATTTGCAGTAACAGTCGGAACAATGTAAACCGTGATCTTACTGATCTACGGATTGAGACATAAACATTTCTTTATTCATAATTTCCCCATTACACGTGGTGCTGCATGTAACTTAAAGCCTGTGGGAAACTATTGAGTAAAGGGAAAACTCGTAGCTCCCTTCCCTATCCCTAACATTTCAGAAAGTGATTTAATTATATATTGTACATGTAGATTtgcttgactttttaaaaaaagatactTGAAAATACCCAAGCTGGTAGGATGGTTAAAATGGCGATGTTTTGAATGCAGTCGAACACACATTTATATATTTAATTTTATTTTCGCAACAGGTGTGGTTTCAGAACAGACGGACCAAGTGGAGGAAGAAGCACGCGGCCGAAATGGCCACAGCCAAGAAAAAGCACGATTCAGAGACTGAAAAACTCAAAGAAACGTCGGAAAACGAAGAGGACGAGGACGAGTACAACCGACCCCTCGATCCCAACTCAGACGACGAGAAAATTACACGATTACTGAAAAAGCACAAAAGCACCAGCTCCCTGACCATCCTGGACCCACACAACAACAGCCCGGAGATCTTGTGACAAACTTTAAAGAAAAAAAGATTATTTGAACAGCTACAAAGGCTGAATTAACCAGGGTATAAAAACGTTTAAAATAAATCGATGTTCTACAGAATTGTGATATGTGTTGTACAGCCTAATGTATGTGAGATGTATATATTTTTTACAGAATAAGTTATGGAATTATCTTACAGCTCGATTATATAAATAATTTGAACTGAACCCGACGCAGCAGACAAATTGGAAGCAGAGCTGGATATCACTGTCCTCCCCCAGTCTCCATAGACTCAGTCTCTTCTTCGGATTTTCAGTGTTAAGGAATAACAATCAGAGTTCATCCTTTTGTATAAATTACAGATTAAAACTGTAGCTGTACATATTAAGATGCACGTTTGTGTTGTAAAAAAAATTACgtgtaaagttttttttttgtgtaTTTACATTCAAAGGCTAATATTTTGTTTTCGCCTGTAAAGGCGATTTCCTCCGGAAGATTTTTTCTTTGCTGTTGTTTTGCGCCATTAAATCCTAAGGAACCTCTGAACATTCTGTTGAAGATGATTTGAAGGAAATATTATTGCGTCCACAATAGTTGGAAAAACTTTGTATTACCAATAAATTATTTAACAATATGAAACCTGATGGTCAGAATCCGGCTGGTTTTATGCCCTAAAGTGAGTGCGAGATAGCCTGTGCGGTGTTATTAGAGTTGAGAGCAGCACTTACTAACAGCTAACTGTGAATTACAAATTCATAACTAATTGACGATTACTCGAACCATCGACTCTCTGGTAAACGGGTGACTGAAATAAAATTAAAGTGTGATAACGTGGAATAAATTCAGAATTATTTCATGTAAATATAGTAAAACGCGTATTGTTCATGTCCATACCGTTTAAACAAAGGCTATCGATTAACCCGAACTAGCAAACCTAATTTTACAAAATTCGCCCTGAGGTTATCGCGACGAATACTTTGTTTAAAGCTGGTGGGAAATCAACAGGTCTGTGCATTGGAAATGTTTAGAATAGAATCACTGTAACAATCACTGCTGTGGCGAAATCCACGATGACTAGATATTTTATAATATTGCAGCAGTTAACACGCTCAATCTTACAATAAAGCCTGTGTGTTCCAACCCCGGCAATAAACCAACCAAAGTTCTCAATGGTAGCTTATTTGAAACAAAATTCTTGGTTTCCGTGAATGGAGTTTGCCAGTGTGTGATGGCGCCTTTGATCTGTTTCACATCTTTTGGATTTGAATTGAAATTACATTTTATATGACTTACTTTGTTATTACATAATATCTACACGGGTTCGGTAGCTTATTTTGCATCCGACAAACTCCGTTATCATTCCAGAAATCAAATGGATCGAAAATGAGTAAATGAGAGATAATTAGATTTTTTTTATGGGAGAATGGAAAGGGAGATTAGACTGTCTGCTGTTTGGGGTCTGAGCCACGTTTCCACTCCTGCTGCTCAAAGTCTATTCTGGGGTGAGATAAATGTTCAGTCCAGTCCAGCTAACAAATATATTTGTAATGGTAGAATCCCCCTTTAATTTCGAGACTTGCTTGTAATTTGACGGGAAACTCCGAAAATCCAGGCGATTTACAACGATTAACTAATTAATACCGCAGCACAGTCTCGACATCCGAAGGTCAAAAACACGGCCGTGCGTGTAACCCAATATTGGAACACATTTGTTTaaataaattattttttaaaaaaacaaattcatCGAGATTATCTAATGCGTTGAAACAACTAAAGCGAGCTTTTCGAACATTCATTAAAATTCACCATGGCTCAATACAAATGCAACAATGCTTTTAATTACTGGTAAAGCTATGTCCCGCAGGATTTCCAGTGGGGCTGGGGGAAGCCTAGAAGGCAGTGGGCCTTGTTAATGGAGATGATATCAGTTCTGGAAGTGGCTATAGATGAAGGGATAaggtctctccatctccatctcgcgCTGATCTATATCAAGTAAAATACCGAAGCATCATATCTTATCGCAGACATATTTCAATTGCTCATTTGTTGAATAGTAAAACCGGCTGGCCCTGCCAACTTTGAAACTCATACAGCGAAGTGTTCTGGATTCTTTGAGGGAGGAGAGCGGGGGGTCTGTTCTGAAGTAAGGATAGAAGGATAGATTTTCAATGTACAGCGGAACTGTGATATTGGAGGTTAGGTCGGGTGGAATCGTCACGTTGTGACGGTATATTCCACACACCAGAGGACAGGCACAAAGGGAAGACAGACACAGAAAACGAGCAAAAGCAACCTGTCAAAGGAAGCGAGGCTTGTCAACTGGAATATCGAAAGAATACCGAGCTCCACTTTCTTTAAACTCCAAATCCGTAAAGATGAGAATGTTTCCTAACAGAAACCGATTTTCTAGATAGTAACACAACCTTTCCATTCGTTACAATTGATACGGCTCGGTATAGTTCACAAAGTTCAAATTTGAGACCAGAAAGCCGACAGACCGCTAAGATTATACATCTGGCTATACTTAAGCAGGTTTAAGAAAACATAAAATAATGGTTACTGAGGGGTTTTCAATTTTAAATGCAGGAAGAAACTGAATATATGAGGTGAATGAATATCGCATGCGGTCTTCTGCTTTTCAAGGCTACCGAGTCCGCGTTAACTCCGTTATTACACCCAACATGCTGTAAAATAAAATGATACTGCATAAATAGATCACATTTATACTTAAATGTTTCGTCTTCAAATGACTTTTAATATTTCAAAATCTATTTCACTTGCTCCATAATTTTCTGGAGTTTTCACCAATTCAGATGGCCTTACTTCCAGATCTTTAGAAATTAACTCTTTGACTTTAGAATAATTTATATCGATTTTCAAGCGCAGGTTGAGTTTTGAAAAGATACATATTGATAATAGATTTTATATTTACAAACTGAATTGGATTGTACATAACAGACTGCATTCTACTGAAAAGGGCGATACAAAGTTGGAACTGTTCCGCCTTTTCTCCATTGCACTGGGTGAAAAATGTCGGGAGCCCACACAGGTCTGCCCTGTTCCGGATTCTGGAGGGAGAGCTCGGTCACTTGGTGGGGCCCGCAGACAGTCAACAATCCAGCGCTAACCTACGGATTTCTCGCTAATAGTCAATGAGATCTGCTATCTTTTAAATCTAgttttgataatgctcctctgaTGAGGGACATGCATTTGAAATGTTTAACTTGTCTCTTTCTCTTCAATGATGCTGCCTAATCCGGGGTGTGTTTGCAGCAAGTTTTGTGTTGTTGTTTTGCGGCTCGTTTGCTCAGCAGTCCAAGGGGCTTTAAGTCCCAAACTGGAGTTCAAGACAAACACCAACTCGGCCTGTGTGATAATCGAAGGATGGGAATCGATTTAATCATAAACTTGGACAGATTCCCCCTCAGTATTTGCTTCTTATTGTTTTGTTGCATTCATTACACGATAccagatttccctctctctccgaaATGCAACCGGTCTCACGTCAGCTTGGTGTAATGTGTGACCCTGGTGACTGAAGTTTTGGGTCGTAGACTGATAAGACTTTTTAAGAACCTCCTACTTTCCACGTCCTCTTGTCCCCATCCAAGACTACACTTTAGGAGGGGAATGGGCGCCGTGCATCGCACATCAAATGAAAAGTTAGAGAGAGAAATAAGTTCTGGAGAGGTAAAAGGTGCATTTCAGTTACAAATCAAATTGATCCCGGTTATTAGAAAGAACAGTCGGAAATACAAAAGACGAATCGTGTCACTTGAATTGTTTGAGAAACAAAGAATTTTATTTCTATAGCCCATAAACGTCACTTATGTTGAATCTTTGATTTAATAAAATAGTTTACAGTGTGTGGCTATTGATACATGGTACAGTTTGTCTGCATACTGGTTTTTACACTTAGTCTACAAACGAGAATGATCTCACGGTCACGGCCACATAAATTCTGCCGGCAGACACAAAATCATTTCCAATCGTAGTGATTTATACGAAAACACGCATCAATCCACTGCTATCAAGTAGCTAGTGAACTTTGTAGTGTACTAAATTAAATCGATAGAGGAAACGTTTCGGCATTGGCTGTGTTTCCAATCTTCGGACCTAATCATCTTTTAATGCTGTAAAGAAGGCAGCGTGTAAAATTTGCAACATTAGCGCTGAAGATTAAATATAGGCGGTACAATACGAAATTTGCAACTTCAAGTTCCAGGGCTTTATATACAGTCCATTGAAGCACAGTTAGCAAGCTAATACCAGAAGGAGAGATTCCCACTAAATTCTGTCCATAGATACTTGGCACCATATGCAGTAACAAAAATAGACAGAAATAGTTTACAAAAAATCTTATGATACCCATCCTATTAAATTTCACATTCTGAAAACTTGGCATTATTTAGGAATAAGTTACAATGGAAATACTTAACACAGAGAGACTGTTGTTTATGTGTGGTAGTTATAGTCAATTAGATTATTTCATCAACAACGGCACGGTCTAAGCTATCTAAAGTATAGTTTGGTCGAGAACTTGTACTTTTACATATTCAATCTGCTATTCATAATAATAATAGCTGATCTGTCAGACCACGAGCAGCCAGTCTTTACGAAAGGAATTTCACATAGGGTTGCTGGAAAGATTACATTATAAATTAGTTTTCTTTTAAAAGTGGATATAAAAATGAAGAGTAGCTAAATTGTGATTCAAAACTAGATATGGAAATGTAGTATCGAACAAAAGGAATCACCAAAATGAAAATTCCTAACTAGCCTACCACAGACATAAAAAGGTGAGGGAAATATCAATAAGACCATCACTGAAAGGAATTCCACTATCTATACAATCCAATGTACAAAAATTCTCTCTAATACAGTATAGATATACAATTTTCGCATTGCACTTCATAAAACTTTACATAAGGAAACAACTCCTGTTGAAAGACAATGTTTTCAGCTAAACATTATAAATGTGAGATATTTAAAAGGTGTAGTAAATTCTACTGTTAGCGTTTGGCAACAAATCTGTGACACGTTTTAAAACTGTCCCACATTTAATTCAAGTGTCACAGGAATGT
It encodes the following:
- the nkx6.2 gene encoding homeobox protein Nkx-6.2, whose protein sequence is MLAVGQMDNRQSAFVLSSTPLAALHNMTEMKASIFPYSLQNPSSFKAPTLASLNAQIPLGTPHGISDILGRPVATAGNLLSGLPRFNGLATTAGMYFNPTAAAVSRYPKPLAELPGRPPIFWPGMMQGSPWRDPRVACPTQGSLVLDKDGKKKHSRPTFSGQQIFALEKTFEQTKYLAGPERARLAYSLGMTESQVKVWFQNRRTKWRKKHAAEMATAKKKHDSETEKLKETSENEEDEDEYNRPLDPNSDDEKITRLLKKHKSTSSLTILDPHNNSPEIL